A section of the Pectinophora gossypiella chromosome 11, ilPecGoss1.1, whole genome shotgun sequence genome encodes:
- the LOC126370927 gene encoding uncharacterized protein LOC126370927, with product MTEHYHVVPWFNSKEWYQVYDNIYSTMATFTTKQEALEMLLVWKARCPSLPSSVETTLTLLEVHIQDLKNTNDHINENMLRLAYSSAIMRFVNHMLDSETSKGVSLYQAAKNLGIPDWIVDMRHDTAHSNNLPSIEILREACSVSLNWLQGSYWDKYKLIIADYVSGQKEIDSCDENKISTLMNLCVTLSICSHPRNKIKSMSDISNFDMRGAIISDVSEILGDQVDLSNLTKVSVSGIINSLNNYFKKRLKSKDINSIVTKVLLGEESLFLSLDLLQYIEDGDFGSKNRLSKEYVQCFEVLLTFLHTHDLLLDFLMELIKISEANDAHDYRSKLAALWVLEILKALGKSKLFLDKFNKINPGEAGSKNRKELILLFHHWFPNEKLSKLLLDLQKPIPQELMNIHFIQPIISAYNPNLTYFIKNILNFVKPSLPKPTVDKICTLAKLIASPESFPLTASRIYTVDDINMEDKASASADNMNDSDSDVICESDNKPETSKDPSTSSISWKLASCEHKWSSCPIGLLPWQQYESSVKATEDMET from the exons ATGACTGAACATTATCACGTCGTACCCTGGTTTAACAGCAAGGAATGGTACCAAGTATATGATAACATTTACTCAACCATGGCAACGTTCACTACCAAGCAGGAAGCCCTTGAAATGCTGCTTGTTTGGAAAGCCAGATGCCCATCGTTGCCGTCCTCTGTGGAGACGACGTTGACTCTACTGGAAGTGCACATACAAGATTTGAAGAACACTAACGACCACATCAACGAGAATATGCTGCGCTTAGCATATTCGTCCGCCATAATGCGGTTTGTGAATCACATGCTCGACTCTGAGACCTCCAAGGGTGTCAGTTTGTACCAAGCTGCGAAGAATTTAGGAATTCCAGACTGGATTGTAGACATGAGACATGATACTGCGCACAGCAATAATCTCCCATCTATAGAAATACTCAGAGAAGCATGCTCAGTCAGTTTAAATTGGCTTCAAGGATCTTATTGGGACAAATACAAATTGATAATAGCAGATTATGTTTCTGGTCAGAAAGAGATTGATAGTTGTGATGAAAACAAGATATCTACATTAATGAACCTATGTGTCACTCTCAGTATTTGTTCCCATCCAAGAAACAAAATCAAAagcatgtctgatatatcaaaTTTTGACATGAGAGGAGCAATTATTAGTGATGTGAGTGAGATATTGGGAGATCAAGTAGACTTATCAAACTTAACAAAAGTCTCAGTTTCGGGGATAATAAATTCACTGAACAATTATTTCAAGAAGcgattaaaaagtaaagatatTAACTCCATTGTAACCAAAGTGCTGCTTGGTGAAGAATCACTGTTCCTTTCTTTGGATCTATTGCAGTATATTGAAGATGGCGATTTTGGTAGTAAAAATCGGCTAAGCAAGGAATATGTCCAGTGTTTTGAAGTCTTACTTACATTTCTGCACACGCATgatttattattagattttctTATGGAACTGATAAAAATATCTGAAGCCAATGATGCTCATGACTATCGATCGAAACTTGCTGCACTTTGGGTCTTAGAAATATTAAAAGCTTTAGGGAAATCTAAACTGTTTTTAGAtaaatttaataa aaTAAATCCTGGTGAGGCAGGCTCCAAGAACAGGAAAGAATTGATATTGCTGTTCCACCATTGGTTTCCTAATGAGAAGTTATCTAAGCTTCTGTTGGACTTACAGAAGCCAATACCCCAGGAGTTGATGAACATCCACTTCATTCAACCCATCATATCTGCCTACAATCCAAATTTGACTTACTTCATCAAAAATATTCTTAACTTTGTAAAGCCATCTTTGCCCAAACCTACTGTCGATAAAATATGCACTTTAGCAAAGTTAATAGCATCACCAGAATCATTTCCATTAACAGCATCCAGAATATATACAGTTGATGATATAAATATGGAAGATAAAGCATCAGCTTCAGCTGATAATATGAATGATTCAGACAGTGATGTCATTTGTGAGAGTGATAATAAACCAGAAACAAGTAAAGATCCCAGCACAAGTAGTATTTCTTGGAAGTTGGCTTCGTGTGAACACAAATGGTCTTCATGTCCTATTGGACTATTACCATGGCAGCAATATGAAAGCAGTGTAAAAGCTACTGAGGATATGGAAACATAG